A window of the Drosophila simulans strain w501 chromosome 2L, Prin_Dsim_3.1, whole genome shotgun sequence genome harbors these coding sequences:
- the LOC6732407 gene encoding cullin-3-A isoform X2, with translation MNLRGNPPKKEGKMRIRAFPASMDEKYVETIWASLKNAIQEIQKKNNSGLSFEQLYRNAYNMVLHKHGNRLYYGLREVVSEHLEHKVRADVLEALHSNFLPKLNQAWTDHQTSMVMIRDILMYMDRVYVQQREVDNVYNLGLILFRDQVVRYSEIQKALREKLLGMVMEERHGEAINHLAIKNACSMLITLGINSRTVYEEDFEKPFLAQSAAFYKFESQNFLAENNAGVYIKKVEARITEESSRAALYLDKDTEPRIVRVVEEELIKKHMRPIVEMENSGVVYMIKNSKTEDLACTYKLFSRLKEEGLKVIADTMSAYLREQGRMLVKEEENGNTNPITFVQNLLDLKDRFDQFLVHSFANDRIFKNVISSDFEHFLNLNNKSPEYLSLFIDDKLKKGGKGMSEQEIESILDKTMVLFRFLLEKDVFERYYKTHLAKRLLLNKSVSDDFEKNMISKLKTECGCQFTSKLEGMFKDMSVSNTIMDEFKNFVNNNNLSLGGVELTVRILTTGFWPTQTATPNCNIPAAPREAFDIFKNFYLNKHSGRQLTLQPQMGTAYINAVFYGRKAVESEKDKDAPSSSSSGCAVPTTTRKHILQVSTYQMCVLLLFNNRDVLTYDDIHQETDIPERELVRALQSLSMGKPAQRLLVRNSKTKTKDIEPTDEFYVNDAFNSKFHRVKIQTVAAKGESEPERKETRGKVDEDRKHEIEAAIVRIMKARKRLAHNLLVSDVTSQLKSRFLPSPVFIKKRIEGLIEREYLQRSPEDRKVYNYLA, from the exons GCCTCCATGGACGAGAAGTACGTGGAGACCATTTGGGCCAGCTTAAAGAATGCCATCCAGGAGATACAGAAAAAGAACAACTCCGGACTGTCGTTTGAACAGCTCTACCGGAATGCGTACAACATGGTGCTGCACAAGCACGGCAATAGACTGTATTACGGTCTGAGGGAGGTCGTCTCAGAGCACCTGGAGCACAAGGTGCGGGCGGACGTGCTGGAGGCTCTGCACAGCAATTTCCTACCCAAGTTAAACCAGGCCTGGACAGACCACCAGACATCTATGGTGATGATCCGCGACATACTCATGTACATGGATAGAGTTTATGTGCAGCAGCGCGAGGTGGACAATGTGTACAATTTGGGATTAATTTTGTTCAGGGATCAG GTGGTTCGCTATTCTGAGATTCAAAAGGCCCTGCGAGAGAAGTTGCTGGGCATGGTGATGGAGGAACGTCATGGCGAAGCCATTAACCATCTGGCTATCAAGAATGCTTGCAGTATGCTGATCACCCTGGGAATTAACTCGCGCACTGTCTACGAAGAGGACTTTGAAAAGCCCTTCCTTGCGCAATCGGCGGCGTTTTACAAATTCGAGTCGCAGAACTTTCTTGCCGAGAACAACGCTGGCGTTTACATCAAGAAAGTGGAGGCGCGCATCACGGAGGAATCTTCCCGGGCAGCGCTGTATCTCGATAAGGATACGGAGCCCCGCATTGTGCGCGTGGTCGAAGAAGAGTTGATCAAAAAGCACATGCGACCCATTGTTGAAATGGAGAACTCGGGCGTGGTGTACATGATCAAGAACTCAAAGACCGAGGATCTGGCCTGCACATATAAGCTTTTCTCGCGCCTGAAGGAGGAGGGCCTCAAGGTGATAGCGGACACAATGTCGGCATATCTGCGAGAGCAAGGACGCATGCTGGTTAAGGAAGAAGAAAACGGCAACACGAATCCCATAACATTCGTGCAGAACTTGCTGGATCTCAAGGACCGCTTCGACCAGTTTCTGGTGCACTCGTTCGCCAACGATCGCATATTCAAAAACGTCATCTCATCCGATTTTGAACATTTCTTGAACCTAAATAACAAATCCCCGGAGTATCTATCGCTATTCATCGATGACAAACTGAAAAAGGGTGGCAAGGGA ATGAGCGAACAGGAAATTGAGTCCATCTTGGATAAGACAATGGTCCTCTTCCGTTTCCTATTGGAGAAAGATGTCTTTGAGCGCTATTACAAGACGCATTTAGCCAAGAGATTGCTGCTGAACAAATCAGTCTCTGATGATTTCGAGAAGAATATGATATCAAAACTAAAG ACTGAATGCGGCTGTCAATTCACCTCGAAGTTAGAGGGAATGTTTAAAGATATGTCAGTCTCCAATACGATCATGGATGAGTTTAAGAACTttgtaaataataacaatttatcCCTTGGCGGTGTGGAGCTAACGGTACGCATACTAACCACTGGTTTTTGGCCCACACAG ACAGCAACTCCGAACTGCAATATACCCGCCGCTCCGCGTGAAGCCTTTGACATTTTCAAGAACTTCTATCTAAATAAGCACTCAGGACGTCAGTTGACGTTACAGCCACAAATGG GAACCGCCTATATCAACGCTGTGTTTTATGGCCGCAAGGCAGTTGAAAGTGAAAAGGATAAAGATGCACCCAGCTCCAGTTCAAGCGGCTGTGCGGTGCCCACCACCACACGCAAGCACATATTGCAAGTGTCTACCTACCAG ATGTGCGTGCTACTGCTGTTTAATAACCGCGACGTGCTCACCTACGATGACATACACCAGGAGACGGACATACCGGAACGGGAGCTCGTCCGAGCACTACAATCGTTGTCCATGGGCAAACCCGCTCAGCGTTTGCTAGTACGGAATTCTAAAACGAAAACTAAGGACATTGAGCCCACGGATGAGTTTTACGTAAACGACGCCTTCAACTCCAAGTTCCACAG GGTGAAGATACAAACGGTAGCCGCCAAGGGAGAATCAGAGCCAGAGCGTAAGGAGACGCGCGGAAAGGTCGACGAGGATCGTAAGCACGAGATCGAAGCGGCTATTGTGCGCATAATGAAGGCCCGCAAGCGTCTGGCT CACAACTTGCTAGTATCAGATGTGACGTCGCAGCTGAAGTCGCGCTTCTTGCCCTCGCCCGTGTTTATCAAAAAGCGCATTGAGGGCCTCATCGAGCGCGAGTATCTGCAACGATCGCCGGAAGATCGCAAAGTGTACAACTACTTGGCCTAA